One part of the Zerene cesonia ecotype Mississippi chromosome 2, Zerene_cesonia_1.1, whole genome shotgun sequence genome encodes these proteins:
- the LOC119833206 gene encoding mitochondrial fission process protein 1 yields MTMPQNEVDLFRDTWVRYFGYANEVGESFRPVIPVKVVRASYAVAFAYALADTADKSWKMFRKDGRPKKVIVEAGDALLWQTLASVVIPGITINRICAFTQKTLKNKAQRIPPTPRSIIAVAVGLASIPFIIFPIDHGVTLLMNLTYRRWV; encoded by the exons ATGACTATGCCGCAAAACGAAGTTGATTTATTCCGTGACACATGGGTTCGTTATTTTG GTTATGCCAACGAGGTCGGCGAGTCGTTCCGGCCCGTGATTCCAGTCAAGGTAGTGCGGGCGAGCTATGCGGTCGCATTCGCGTATGCGCTGGCTGATACTGCGGACAAGAGTTGGAAAATGTTCAGg aaAGATGGCCGACCAAAGAAAGTCATAGTAGAGGCCGGAGACGCACTCCTTTGGCAGACATTAGCATCTGTTGTGATTCCAGGGATTACGATTAACAG gatCTGTGCTTTCACACAGAAAACGCTAAAGAACAAAGCACAAAGGATCCCACCAACCCCACGGAGTATCATCGCAGTGGCGGTGGGATTGGCGTCTATCCCATTTATCATCTTTCCCATCGACCATGGGGTTACCCTGCTAATGAATCTCACTTACCGGCGATGGGTATGA